The stretch of DNA GGGTCCATCACGTCCCTGAGCTGCCGCTCCCCTCTCAGGTACCCCGCCGCCCAGCCCTCCAGCAGGCCGCCCCCCGATGCCGTGAACCGGCCGGTCATGGTCTCCAGCAGCACCATCCCGTAGCTGTACACCACGCTCTCCCTGTCCGCCAGCGCCGGGGACAGGGACAGGGACAGGCTCGCCTCCTCCCGGGGCTCGTCGCAGAAGAAGACGTCGGAGATCTTGGCGGCGAAGTCGTCGGTCAGGCAGATGGTGGACGTGTCCAGCGTGCGCAGGATCTCCGGCGGGCTCAGCTGGTGCATGTGCTCCAGGCAGTAGGCCACGCCCACGGCCACCCGCAGGCGCGTCGGCCAGTCCAGGTGGCCGTCTTCTCTGACTGCAGGGCAGACAGACACCATCAGTGTCAGACACTTTTACTGTGGAATTTCTTGCACATATGGCTTGTTAATGATTCTGAAATTTATACTGTTCTAGTGCAGTGATTCTACTCCATTACCGTGGAGATGCTCGAAGAGTGTGCCGTTCGGAGCGTACTCGAACACCATCATCCTGGTGAAGGGCTGCTCTTCCTGGCAGTAGCCCAGCAGGTTCACGAAGTTCTTGTGGTTGACTCTGGACAAGCTTGTTATCTGAAAGCAAAACAGTAGTTGCGATTAGTATAATATGGGGAGATTTACATTAGTACAGTTGCCATTAGCATGGAAAGATTTACATTAGTACCTGCCCTTGCCATAAGTATGGAAAGATTCACATTAGTACCTGCTCTTAATGTCAATTTGTTTGTTTTATGGTGAATCTTCAGAGCAAATTGGACAGTACAGTTTCAGAGTAGCTTTATTTCTCACCTTCTTCCTGAACTGTGTTTCGCAGTGCTTGGACCATTCTTTGGCAAACTTCTTGGTCGTCGACACCACCGCGATCTCGACGCCGCTCGACAGCGTCCCCTTGTACACCATGTAATCCGACAAGGAGCCGATGATGTTGCTGAAGTCCTCGCaggcgagctcaagctccgaTCTCTTCAGTGATGGCACGCCTGCAGGTTGAAACATCCGTCAAGCATCTCCAAGAAGCTGTATGTAGCTGCCCTGTCACAACTTAACATGGTGTCAGGGATGAACTGGACCACCTGTGACAAATGCTTTCTGTAGCTGCCCGCTGAGGCCGGTCGCCCACGGCCTGACGGTGACCACCTTGCTGGACCGGTAGCACACGACGAAGAGCGCCACCGACACGGCCGCGAGGAGGGAGGCACCCGCCGCGGCGATGACATAGACAGGCCTGCTAACATGACCAGAGTGCCCCGCTCCAGGCGCAACTCCGGCAACCACCGGCCTACTGCCGGTGCCGGCCGGCACCACCGCGGCCGGCGGCTGTGGGGGCAGTGCAATGCTGTGTGAAGGATTTCCATCATGCGCGGGCAGCGGCAAAGGCTTGGCGACCACCGCCGGCGAAGGTGCCGGAGCAGGCGACGGAGGAAAGCTCATCGGCGGCGTAACCTTCGGTGTCCACGGCCATGGTGGCCATTGCGGATACTGTGGCGTGAACGTCGATGGATTGTTGTTGGTGAAATCTGGCCACGCCGCCTTGTTGCCGAAATATCCGGACCAGTATTTGTTCTGCTGCTCCTGCAGAATTTTTCGTGTACGGTCGCCGCGGATTATCCTGCCAATAATGGAATGGAGATAAAAGGAGTGAGCAGAAGAGGGTGAAGAACAATCGGACAAGAGGTGATGTGCCATCGTATCCGGGGCTGCTGCTTGGTAGTTCAGTTGTCAGTTTCCGTCTTTCTGACAGCCAACGCATGATTCCAAGCTCAACTTTGGTCCATCTACCAGTGAGTCTACGTACAATTTGCGCAGCGCGATGCAGGAAGGTAGCTAGATAGGTGTGCCAAATATTTGTGGACAACGTTAGGTGATCTGCATGAATTTTTGTTCGCCGTTTTCACTTTTCAGGTGAAAAGTGGAGGGTCGGTACCGAAGATGTGTCATCGGCTACATGGTTGGAGTCAAGCTAATATGATACCGCCTTTCGGAATTCTATCTGCATCAGAAAACAAACAGGGCCTCTGCCTAATGGCACTAAAACTGTAGAAGTTTAGATCAATCATGAACAATTATTCGAGGCAAGCAAACAGTCGAGGGAACGGAATGGCCTAAGGAAACAAGAATAGTTGTGGCTCATCAGGATGGGTTGAGAGATCTCACCGGGCTTCGGAGTCGGAGCGGATTCCTTCCTCTGGGTTCAGAGTTCCTGCAACAAGTTAGAATTAGCATCGGCGAAGTATGTGTCAGTTTCTCGAGACGTGAACCGAGTATCAAAGATTCATGCCCAATCACCATGCTCAACATTGCAAACCGGGATACGAAGGAGAAAAtcagaagaaaagaaagagcagAGAGACAGGTCACACACCTTGTCCGGCATCGTTGCAGCTGCCGAGATCGGGGAGCACGGAGACCAGCGCCACCAGCAGCAGGACACCCACcacccgccggcggcggcggcggcggcggcgcagcttcTCCATGGACGCCGACGAAACTCTCCACGAACTGATTGTGGAAGGCCACACGCTTTCAGCAGCTCATGCAGAGACAGAGCAGAGATCGAGAGCCAGAGAGGGAAGCGACGACttggtggaggtggaggtcgTGGGAGGGAGACCTGGCCGCCTCTACCtcggctagctagctagctagctagcgtcGCAGTGGGAAGTGGAGACCGGGGAGGAAGGGCGCCACGCACCAGACAGATATGGTGGGGAGCAGGCCGGGGAAGACGGCCACGCGGAGGGGGTGGAGGTGGAGATGATTTGGGGTCGGGGGTGACCACTGGCCACTGCCGCAGCAGCCAGAAACGCAGCGCGAGCCCGAGCACAAGAGCAGAGCCACACCACACCacaccggccgccgcgccgcaatTAATTCCCGCTTGGCCCGATGCCCCTCTTTTTAGACGTGCCGGTCCGCCCGAAGCAACAACGGCTTCGTCGAGACTCGAGAGTCGCGAGGTCAAAACAAGATTGTATGGCACCGGAGTAAACGGTAGATATAGATGGCCAGGGGACAGGTGACGTCTTGCAGTTGGTGTGCTTCGAGTCAGGATTGTATAAATAAGAACGAACTCAAAACCAGCCACTCTCTCACTGGGAGTGTTGGGTGTGGATGTAGAGGACAAGATAAGTTTTTATTCTATCATGTAGAAAATATATGCCTATTTCATATAGATTTACTAAGGGCAAGTACAATAGTTTAGACAGCTGTTGTCTTTTTATTACACACAGATAGCTAAATAGACAGCTTATACAACAGTTTAGACAGGTGTTGTCTATTTAGCTGTCTGCAAGATATTTAATTCATCATTTGACATGTAAATCATGGTGATCTAGTACATAATTTGATCTTTGTAGCTATTTGGGTGCTTACATGAGAGAACACATGATATATTCAAATAATTCGCATTCGCATGACTCTCTTAGAGAagcatatatataatatatattcaTATGAGAAGGTTCTTAGGAATACATGATATGATATATAAAAGTAATACTTTGATTAACACATGAAGTTCTAAATTTCCCTTTGCCCACAACGATACCGTAAATGCTCAACTAAATCATTCTTCAGTTGTCTATGTGTAGAACGAGCCCAGATTGCTGAGTTTCTATTAAGCACTTGTGCAAAGCATGGGTTAGGATTATCATTTGTACTCACTTCCAGTGGTAGGACAATGTTTGCACTCGGATTCTCATTCAAATCCAATGGAGTTCTAACCAACTCCTTCTCAACTTCGACTATCATATTATGGAGGATAACACAAGCTTGCATTATATTAACAACATCATCCTGATTCTATAACCGTGCCGGATGATTAACAATATCAAAACGGGATTGCAACATGCCAAATGCACACTCGACATCCTTCCTTGCCCCTTCTTGACATCGTGCATATAATTTGTGTTTCTCTGTTTGAGGTTTAGATATTGTCTTCACAAAAGCTGCCCACTCCGGATATATTCCACCAGCGAGATAGTACCCCATGTCATATTGCGTTCCATTTACATTATAATTCACTCTTTGGGCTTCTTCTTTTATCGCATCAATGAATAGTGATGACCTGTTCAACACATTGATATCATTATAGACCCCAACTGTACCGAAAAAAGCATGCCACATACGAAGATCACGTGATGCTACCGCTTCAAAGATCATTGTAGGAGTTTTTATATCTCCACGAGTAAACATGCCTGCCCAACCTTTTGGGCAATTCTTCTGATCATGCCTAGAAATCCACGGGACTCATTCTGTTGTAGAATTTTCTCTAGTTCATCAGTTCTCGTAGGACGGAGGTACTCGCCACCAAACATTCAATTACCCCTCGTCAAATTTTTAAGCACTCCAAAGATGTGCTCGCCGCAATCTTTAGTACCTCATCAAGTGCATCAGCCGGTGTGCCATATCCTAGCATTCGAATGGCTGCAGTACACTTTTGAAGAGGTGAGTGGCCATCTCGACCAGTTGCATCCACTCTTCGAGTAAAAAAGGAGACCAATCACCGAGAGTTCTAACTATTCGTAGAAATAGAGGCTTATTCATCCGAAACCTCCTACGAAACTGCTCGTCGGTATATATAGGATTTGCAAAGAAATAGTTGGCAACAAGATCATCATGACCAGCTTCTCGAGGCCTAGATATTACCTCTGTGGTCCACTTTGACGCTGACGACGATGGGGTGGTTCAGAAGATGCTCCTTCAATATTGGCCTTCAATTTGTCGCCAATCTTCCTTCGGAAAGCTTCTAGTTTTTTATCCTCGGCAAGGAAGTCATCAAGTGTATATACCTCTGCCGGATCAATTTCTTCCGGTTCAGCATCATCGCCAGATCTTCAGGCTCCAGGTCTGCATAAAGTTTGTGAAGCCTCCAGGAGGTGTTGGATTTTTATCCCTGCAAAGGTTTACATTATCTAAGAATATTGTCTAGTGCAATCCATTCTAATCAGCAAAATCCTATCAGCACAAGCATATCCAATTTATCTCCAGACTTACTATGGCAGATACTAACTTATCAAATTTATTTCTGTCATTCTATTTGATTGTTACCTAATGCTGGTTCATGCAAAACTTAATGCATTGTCAAAATTATCATGCAAAACTTATCATGAGCAATAGTGACAAAAATTGAGAGCAACATTTAGGAAAATTGGGGATGAATCAGTACCATGTTGCAGGATCTGAAGGTATCATCCATGGTTGACACATCGGGCTACCGCCGAATAAGCTGCCGGCGTCGTCGAATGTAACACTCTAATTTTtaaattagaaacctaaataaattttgctagattttctCTAGGATCCATAAgtttttattccatcattttgattttagagcatttattgtgaattaatagcaatttactaaaccataaaaagaaatataagaaactataggttttgtgcatatcatgccccattgcattgttttattgtttatcttccatttgaatttaaatttcaaattcaaactcaAATGAATTTAAATAtaattctttttctctctctttttctaattgggccTGGCCCACttcccttttttctttttcttctccttttcttccttgCGGCCCAGCCGAAGCCAGCCTTTTTTTCTCCTCCGCGCGGCCTAGCTCCTTTCTTTCCTGGCCCAGCTCCCCACGCGGCTTGCTCTTTCcttcccttctcttctccccgCACGCGGCCCAGCCTCCCCTAGCCCAGGTCGCCCGCGCGCCGGCCCCCTTCCTCCTCTCTCCCCCGTTCTCTCGCTGACGGGTGGGTCTCGCTTGTCGGGGTCTTCCCCTTCCCCGCGCCCGACTCGGACTTGAGTCCGAGTCTGGCCGGCGTACGACGCCGCTCCGTGTTGCGCGGAGCCTTAGGCCCGCACGCCTAGGTGCCCGGCCGCCCTATTTAAGCACCCCCCGTGCCCTAGCTCCTCCCTCCAAGCCGCTTCCGCTGCTTCTCGAGCCTCTAGATGGGTTCCCCGTAGCGCCCGCAACCTCCCAGTGCAACCCGCGCTCAAAACTGAGGCTGGGAACGCGTTTACCCTGGCGAGCCGCCACCATCCGCCACcgctccccctcgccgccggcgccccgcgcAGCCGCTCCGCGCCTCCAACCGCCCCTGAccgttagatccagatccaacaggttagattagatctaacccgagtcaatagaagcaaataccggtcaacccgaggtagttttgcactttagcctttgagttttgtagaaatcaacccgcagtccatggtagttcaaaagtatttacgaatagatcctttttcttctgcttaGGCTCCTGCCTTTTCCAAAAacagaacccgcagtcctaaattcttctgttttacaatctagaccctagatctaatatttaattatgatctagccctcggtttctttgttagagcccttctagttttaaAACTtctacaaataggcccctagaatcatgttttagctaTAATTTCTttgttttaactccgttttcaacgattctcgcgctcacgcgatccttgcgacatatacagtagctttataatattattttactctgtttatattatttggtgtactgtttcttatttattgtatttatttgcttgtatgtacttgtgtgttacgatagacggtgcgcagttcgagggtccgcaagagccgagctttgaagacgttcccaaATAGCTGCagttctttgatgaaggcaagtggtccttgatcatactttagtcctaataactttataaacacacacatttactttatatgcatgcatatgtctagaatatgatggatcccaaactaaggatgtgcctggtttcttttgaacttccttgattaaacctaggttattatatttatgttatagctatactagttgcttttacttagactttggttgaaTAACCTAAAAATtatgctacactggtttactcatgttatggaatactttattgatgataattaagatcattgcattaattggaacatggagaactacctaggaaaatagtgcaaccaaaatactacatggctctgatcttgactaattaattagaaactttagcttataataatcttaccaaaagggcaagaggggttgcatcgtcgggtatagctcggtcctcttgaggctttatgatatgtggtttttggctaaggcactacctcattAGCGAGGATTATAACCGGTTTGACTTGAAAtattagcggattgtcataagttaggaaatctttgtaaaggcctcgtagtgaatctctgccactcaccttggaagtgtttaagggccttgcaaacccgggtatcaagggaaacatgaattgtgggtaaaatgtacaacctctgcagagtgaaaactgatatatcagccgtgctcacggttaaaagcggcttggacactcacatgataattgaacttaaagataatctaaatcgatgttccttatttatttatattgttgttatcttatctttttatttatttaagggatTGGTATATaattacatttagttaatgcttgcttaataaaacttgaccaactaaaaatgatTATCGCAGTCAAACTATGTCAGCTTGTCTTTGATTATtatcttgcatgtcatataatttacttcaCTTGCTGAGTACCGACCATAAGTGTAGCtagcttgctttattaaaaccaatactgctcagaacaagataattgtccggagttccccgaagattttgaagaatactGTGCGCATATCTCCTAGTCATCTGTACGTGACGTCGAactccgctgctagttataaatatttatttatttgcttaaggttaagactgtcggtcatgtaataaaatactattatactctattttgttattgtattgtttcggatatacactGATACCGTCTATCATATATGTGGAATTTGATCTTGATGCACATATGACATATATTCAGTTGCCTTATCTAGACCAGGTGTGACATGGAAGAAGCAGCTTCCATCGGTGAAGGGAGTAGCTGCACCATATGCACTCGGTGAAGGGAGTAGCTGCACCATATGAACTCGCtacacgggcggcgcggctggaGCTCACTAGCTCCGGCGTCGCCGCAGCTCCCCCGTGGCCTTCCCCTTCTGTGCTGCCGCTGTTTTCCTCGCCGACGACACCGACGACCCCTTCCTGAACTGCGCCACAACAGCTTTCTGCTCCCGCAATGCATCCGCCTTGAGCAGCTTCCGCTCTGCTGCCGCTGTCTGCTTCTCTTCCTGCCGCAtggtggccgccgccgcttgtAGATAGGGTTGGATTTCTAGGGATTTTGGGGGTATTTCAATGGCTCTTGGAGGAGGATTTCCGGGGAGGAAAATGGCGCGAGGATTTGCCACGCAAAGGGAAAATGAGGGCCGTACATCGGATCCCCGCAGCAGTCACCAACCGGTAGCGAGCCGTACAACGGGCGCGAGGAGTCATCGACTCCTGTTGGAGCACGCGCTCCTGCCATAGTCGAACGAGACGACGGCAACGCTCTCTGTCTTCGGTTAATGAGGGCCATGTCGGACGATTTAGCTGATTTTAACCCAAAACGACGGCAGTCGGCTCGCTGTTGTACTTGCCCTAATGCTCAAGATTTGGTTGTTGTCTCTCGACCCCACTATATTTCTTCTTTGAACTCATGGTACCCTTGGTCCACATGTCAGCCTCACTAAACATTTAATATATTAGTAGAAAACATATGTAGACGTAGCGAATTATAACTTTCCAAATGAAATTTAGCTACACCATTTCAAAAGTTAGATCGATACCGCGATCAAAGTCTATTATTTCCTGTATAGTGAAATTTTATGGCTCTTGTTTATGGGCCATCAATAAAAAAATGCCTTGACTCCATGCAACCTGTTGAGAGATCAAAATTGAAATAAGATCACCTCCACTAGACAAAATTGGCCAAGCCGGTTTTACATAGAGGTCAAGCAGGTTTCACATAGATGCTAGGCTGGTTTCACATATTTTCTAGAGGCCGACTAGGATTTGGAGATTCGTACGGAATTTGCCTGTAAATCTCTATCTCTACTATTTGTAAGCAATGATTATTTGATCCGTCAATCGGAATTATAATCAGAATCCGAGGAATTCCAATCGGAACTCTAACAAATCAATCGGAATTCCAATTGAAATCAGATAAAGAAATTCGgataaaatttatattacccgTAGCAACGTACGGATAATGTGCTAGTTATCTCTAAAGAGGTAAGACCTACCCACTCCACACACACAGGTGCGCTTGCTTTCATTATTTTCCTTATCTGGCGAGCTCTGACTAGATCCTTATCTGGCGAGCGTTGTTTTCATGAATTTCCCCCAAGAAATCCAGCCAGGCCGCCCGGTTTTCCAAGCCGACCATGCGGGTTTGGACAAGAACACCGTAGGAAGATCCATTTTATAATCCGTGTGTTCTAGCATTTTGGTATGTGACTAGATTTGCGTCAATACAACCTAAACTAATACTTCTTGTTTATGTCCACGTACAATTATACATTGCATTTAATCTTATCAAGCTGTACACTACTAAAAAAGATTTTTATGAGCGGGTAAAAAAATAATATTGCAGCCAACCCAGCCACCACCCCAAGCCTCTGTACTACCGAGGTATAATTTTTTGACGCAATTCGAACCACGTACCTCAATCTTTGCGCATACCTTCCTTTGCACCGTACTACACAGTCACTTGTAACTCTATgggtatgctattcttttatattaactctgaaattaatttgtagGGGCAGGTAACACCATCACCCGTCCCTAGAAATCCGTTTCTAGAGGCGGGTGATGCCACCACCcatctctaaaaatatttttctactttaatatttacatatagcaaaataaataaaaaaagaaaatttCTACACTATAGTTAgtgtgaactatagataaaaaatatgccaagtatatttcagcctatataaaggttaagattgtgAAAACCTTAAAGCATCATTTGAGTTGTATAAGATACTGTATAGTCGTAGCTATTAGATAACTTATATAATTTTCTGAATTATTAGATGATCTTAAATgaaaaaagttatcaactataaaATTATAGGTAGAACTAGCCAATCTCTACAATTTTAGTAAAGATCATATAAAAGAGTTATGATTTTTTTATATGGGACTGTTGTAGGGATGGGTCGACGGGTGATTGGTCTCCCTCGTTGGCGGAGCGGAGATATCAATCTCGATGGACGGAAGGGACGGACGGTAGGGTAAGGGTTGCGCGTTGCGACCCGCGCAGGCCTCACCTTTCTGGTGGCGCCGCTGGTTAGATGGCCATCGCTCGCCTACCCGCGCCCGCTATTTACAGCCGCATGTAAACTCCGATCCGGCCGTCGTCGTCTTTTCTTCCTGATGATCGGATCGACGCAGACAAGCTTAATTGGATCGCAAGCAACCAGCGCGAGCTAACAATAAGTCCTTTCATCCTTTTTGTGTGACCGCAGTCCACCTTACCGATCAGAATGTTCTTCTCGGAGCAACATATACGTCATCAACAAGGAATTATGAATCCTTCACTACTAATGAAGCATGCATATATGTAGCAATAATGCAATCGTACCTGCAAGCCTGCAACCTTTATGGCTGGGGTATCTCGTTAACCACGACTGGACATCTCTTTTTAGAGCTTGTTTTTTTTGACAGTGATTAACAAACTgaatgtgacattcaggtacttagaattaaaacacactagatgcTAGTAGgaagtatgtatgtttgatcttttaTATGTGTGCTAAAtcttgaatgcaaagggaaaagcgTATTTgtataattctgaaaaatttagatCTTTTAgtgtaaaatgggtgagaatgggagaatgggaggtaaaatcaaaatatatgaaggttgttttgcaaaaagtcaacAACTTAtgtttaaaccgcaaatagaggtgaaactacccaaaagaTGCAAGTGTAGcatagattttaaataggatttctttaaagtttaaaactttgccaagttttaagttaaattcaaatccttaactcttttgaaactgaaccttaaagcaaagttgtagatcttgttgaactctacacttttgcttttgggcatatttccatttgagctatggtttgaatgttaactaggctttacactggagtccctgcacttttgggaaattgcaacaaagtccccttcgtctacctccagctccctcctctctctgtttctgctcgcgcccgt from Panicum hallii strain FIL2 chromosome 3, PHallii_v3.1, whole genome shotgun sequence encodes:
- the LOC112887131 gene encoding inactive receptor-like serine/threonine-protein kinase At2g40270, with translation MEKLRRRRRRRRRVVGVLLLVALVSVLPDLGSCNDAGQGTLNPEEGIRSDSEARIIRGDRTRKILQEQQNKYWSGYFGNKAAWPDFTNNNPSTFTPQYPQWPPWPWTPKVTPPMSFPPSPAPAPSPAVVAKPLPLPAHDGNPSHSIALPPQPPAAVVPAGTGSRPVVAGVAPGAGHSGHVSRPVYVIAAAGASLLAAVSVALFVVCYRSSKVVTVRPWATGLSGQLQKAFVTGVPSLKRSELELACEDFSNIIGSLSDYMVYKGTLSSGVEIAVVSTTKKFAKEWSKHCETQFRKKITSLSRVNHKNFVNLLGYCQEEQPFTRMMVFEYAPNGTLFEHLHVREDGHLDWPTRLRVAVGVAYCLEHMHQLSPPEILRTLDTSTICLTDDFAAKISDVFFCDEPREEASLSLSLSPALADRESVVYSYGMVLLETMTGRFTASGGGLLEGWAAGYLRGERQLRDVMDPALRRSFHAATVDRLDGVIRGCTDREPRRRLTMPEVARRLREITAMPPDAATPKVSPLWWAELEIISTEVN